Proteins from a single region of Runella sp. SP2:
- a CDS encoding TetR/AcrR family transcriptional regulator translates to MRSKDESKVQLILKTALKMIARVGLAGLKMSDLAKEAGVATGTVYIYFEDKNQLIRELYLYLMHENTNDLTQELTGDEPLKIKIKKMARNFLENNIQNPEYGAFLEQYFRSPYFQEDDTTRKEEDHALQPIYQLVLEGQRQSLIKDANPELLVTLVCGMLNELAKQVIYTKTPISSSDWEMTFSVIWDGIRA, encoded by the coding sequence ATGAGATCAAAAGACGAAAGTAAAGTACAATTGATCCTGAAGACCGCCCTAAAGATGATTGCCCGTGTGGGCTTGGCTGGCCTCAAAATGTCGGACTTAGCCAAGGAAGCAGGAGTAGCGACGGGTACTGTTTATATTTATTTTGAAGACAAAAATCAGTTGATTCGGGAGTTGTATTTGTACCTAATGCACGAAAATACCAACGACCTTACCCAAGAACTCACGGGTGATGAACCTTTGAAAATAAAGATTAAAAAAATGGCCCGTAATTTTCTGGAAAACAATATTCAAAACCCAGAATACGGCGCTTTTTTAGAACAATATTTTCGCTCGCCATATTTTCAAGAAGACGATACAACCCGCAAAGAAGAAGACCACGCGTTACAACCAATTTACCAACTTGTACTCGAAGGACAACGCCAAAGTTTAATCAAAGATGCGAATCCAGAGCTACTCGTAACGCTTGTTTGCGGAATGCTTAATGAACTAGCCAAACAAGTTATTTATACAAAAACACCTATCTCTAGCAGTGATTG